A window from Apostichopus japonicus isolate 1M-3 chromosome 2, ASM3797524v1, whole genome shotgun sequence encodes these proteins:
- the LOC139980278 gene encoding uncharacterized protein isoform X2: MTVRKFQMHLFRKDAESQTEAFSAAVTTERSVDTQKGEDTPDPVTSTPLKKPSANVLSNVTSRIRYGAAWERNLRLYEYTLPHLHDPEQKRSYIWQGQALFPDIC, from the exons atgaccgtgcgcaa gtttcaaatgcatcttttccggaaagatgctgaaagtcaaacagaggcattctcagcagctgtcaccacagaaagatcagttgacactcagaaaggagaag ATACAcctgatccagttacttcaacacctctcaagaagccatctgccaatgttctgtccaatgtcaccagtaggattagatatggagcagcatgggagagaaacctcagactatacgaatacacattgccacatttacatgatcctgaacaaaagagatcatacatatggcagggacaagcacttttcccagacatttgttga
- the LOC139980278 gene encoding uncharacterized protein isoform X1, whose amino-acid sequence MEKGSGQGESGERKRPYPGTSVGSIGGKPLLHGPDKNSSAKEQQRRRDATKIYLLRSYVNWQMEKELYKHVHDLTTVSNADFEEHLLQDHTKRFQMHLFRKDAESQTEAFSAAVTTERSVDTQKGEDTPDPVTSTPLKKPSANVLSNVTSRIRYGAAWERNLRLYEYTLPHLHDPEQKRSYIWQGQALFPDIC is encoded by the exons atggaaaagggatcagggcaaggagaatcgggcgaaagaaaacgaccttatcctggaacgagcgtaggTTCAATTGGAGGAAAgccattgttgcatggacctgacaaaaacagcagtgcaaaggaacaacagcgaagaagagatgccacgaagatctatcttctacgttcctacgtaaactggcaaatggagaaagaactctacaaacatgtccacgatttgactactgttagcaacgcagatttcgaagaacatttgcttcaggatcacacaaaaag gtttcaaatgcatcttttccggaaagatgctgaaagtcaaacagaggcattctcagcagctgtcaccacagaaagatcagttgacactcagaaaggagaag ATACAcctgatccagttacttcaacacctctcaagaagccatctgccaatgttctgtccaatgtcaccagtaggattagatatggagcagcatgggagagaaacctcagactatacgaatacacattgccacatttacatgatcctgaacaaaagagatcatacatatggcagggacaagcacttttcccagacatttgttga